One genomic segment of Gymnogyps californianus isolate 813 chromosome 8, ASM1813914v2, whole genome shotgun sequence includes these proteins:
- the PHGDH gene encoding D-3-phosphoglycerate dehydrogenase — protein MALGKLQKVLISDSLDPCCREILQAGGLRVQEKPGLSKEELLREIRDCDGLIVRSATKVTADVLEAAERLQVVGRAGTGVDNVDVEAATRKGVLVMNTPTGNSLSAAELTCGMILCLARQIPQAAASMKEGKWDRKKYMGMELNGKTLGVLGLGRIGREVATRMQAFGMKTIGYDPIITPEASAAFGVEQLPLEQIWPRCDFITVHTPLLPSTMGLLNDSTFAKCRRGVQVVNCARGGIVDEGALLRALRSGQCGGAALDVFTQEPPKDRDLVNHPNVICCPHLGASTREAQSRCGQEIAMQIVDMATGKGLAGIVNGQALSKAFTPQTKPWIALARALGTVLRTAGKQAQGSVQVCTLGTPLREAGSYLMPAVAAGMLAGGVQKEVTLVNALLLAQEAGLKVTTSHGDVAPEPDGSTGLLQVSLQGTPHRAAGTVQGSTPVLREINGATFKQPAPLAGPILIYRAKASEPNTLPALAGLLGKAGVQLQSYHSSGTVAGEQWSVVGLSAPLSDLGELKSRITEVFQLHL, from the exons ATGGCGCTGGGGAAGCTGCAGAAGGTGCTGATCAGCGACAGCCTGGACCCCTGCTGCCGGGAGATCCTGCAGGCCGGCGGCCTCCGGGTGCAGGAGAAGCCCGGCCTGAGCAAGGAGGAGCTGCTGCGGGAGATCCGG GACTGCGATGGGCTCATCGTCCGTTCGGCCACCAAAGTCACGGCCGACGTGCTGGAGGCGGCGGAGAGGCTGCAGGTAGTGGGCAGAGCGGGCACCGGCGTGGACAACGTCGATGTGGAGGCGGCCACCAGGAAGGGTGTCCTGGTCATGAA CACACCCACTGGGAACAGCCTCAGTGCCGCTGAGCTCACCTGCGGGATGATCCTGTGCTTGGCCAG GCAGATcccgcaggcagctgcctccatgAAGGAGGGCAAGTGGGACCGTAAGAAG TACATGGGCATGGAGCTGAACGGGAAGACGCTGGgcgtgctggggctggggcgcATCGGCAGGGAGGTGGCCACCCGCATGCAGGCTTTTGGCATGAAG ACCATAGGCTACGACCCCATCATCACCCCCGAAGCCTCGGCCGCCTTCGGCGTGGAGCAGCTGCCGCTGGAGCAGATCTGGCCCCGCTGCGACTTCATCACGGTGCACACACCACTGCTGCCCTCCACCATGG GGCTCCTGAATGACAGCACCTTTGCCAAGTGCCGCCGCGGTGTGCAGGTGGTGAACTGTGCCCGCGGTGGCATCGTGGACGAGGGTGCGCTGCTGCGGGCGCTGCGGTCGGGGCAGTGCGGCGGGGCTGCCCTCGACGTCTTCACGCAG GAGCCCCCGAAGGACCGTGATCTGGTGAACCACCCCAACGTCATCTGCTGCCCACACCTGGGCGCCAGCACGCGGGAGGCACAGAGCCGCTGCGGCCAGGAGATCGCCATGCAGATCGTGGACATGGCCACGGGGAAGGGGCTGGCCGGCATA GTCAATGGGCAGGCTCTCAGCAAGGCTTTCACACCGCAGACCAAGCCCTGGATCGCCCTGGCCAGGGCCCTGGGCACGGTGCTGCGCACTGCGGGCAAGCAAGCGCAGGGCAGCGTGCAGGTCTGCACCCTAG GGACACCCCTGCGGGAGGCCGGGAGCTACCTGATGCCTGCCGTGGCTGCGGGCATGCTGGCTGGAGGGGTGCAGAAGGAGGTGACCCTGGTGAatgccctgctgctggcccaGGAGGCTGGGCTGAAG GTCACAACCAGCCACGGCGACGTGGCCCCCGAGCCCGATGGCAGCACCGGCTTGCTGCAGGTGTCCCTGCAGGGCACTCCGCACCGGGCGGCAGGGACAGTGCAGGGCAGCACCCCAGTGCTGCGGGAGATCAATGGGGCCACCTTCAAGCAGCCGGCCCCACTGGCTGGCCCCATCCTCATCTACAGAGCCAAAGCCTCTGAGCCGAACACGCTGCCCGCACTCGCTG ggctgctggggaaggCGGGGGTCCAGCTCC